Proteins from a genomic interval of Streptomyces sp. Tu6071:
- a CDS encoding DUF6284 family protein — MFIISPIQGNLIPRGTEREPSDAELLAVEAEMPLIEAEVEHLDAYITLLDRVPSEIDMQRLRRTNNRVLAVRRDLANAAARRPAGGAA; from the coding sequence ATGTTCATCATCTCCCCGATTCAGGGGAACCTCATCCCGCGCGGGACCGAGCGGGAGCCCTCCGACGCGGAGCTGCTCGCCGTCGAGGCCGAGATGCCGCTCATCGAGGCGGAGGTCGAACACCTCGACGCGTACATCACGCTCCTGGACCGCGTCCCCTCCGAGATCGACATGCAGCGGCTGCGGCGGACCAACAACCGGGTCCTCGCCGTGCGGCGCGACCTCGCGAACGCCGCCGCGCGGCGGCCGGCGGGGGG
- a CDS encoding RapZ C-terminal domain-containing protein, translated as MAAVQLISFGYLHGAAPAAHLTVDLREHFRDPHVSPELRYMTAEDAPVRDAVRSTPGVLDLVAATARAVTAFASGPSAGEVTVADGCAGGRHRAPTFALLLAELLRAEGHEVSVTHRDLSRPVVER; from the coding sequence ATGGCTGCTGTACAGCTCATCTCGTTCGGCTACCTGCACGGTGCGGCCCCAGCCGCGCACCTGACCGTGGACCTGCGCGAGCACTTCCGTGACCCGCACGTCTCGCCCGAGCTGCGGTACATGACCGCCGAGGACGCCCCCGTACGCGACGCCGTCCGGTCCACGCCCGGTGTCCTCGACCTGGTCGCCGCCACGGCTCGCGCCGTCACCGCCTTCGCCTCCGGGCCGAGCGCCGGGGAGGTCACCGTCGCGGACGGCTGCGCCGGGGGCCGCCACCGCGCCCCGACGTTCGCGCTGCTGCTCGCCGAGCTGCTGCGGGCCGAGGGCCACGAGGTCAGCGTCACGCACCGGGACCTGAGCCGCCCGGTCGTCGAGCGCTGA
- a CDS encoding GntR family transcriptional regulator has protein sequence MAKRYEKIADELREEIRSGHPAPGERLPAETALAEKYRVSVPTMRQAMGVLQAEGLVERIHGRGTFVRKERTRNHRTNERHQWEKDRARHPEEQRAETGSTEHDTGLTLSDLVFHAEYVETEADDDLAAVFGVEAGTRLLERRYRTRQRTEDAPFSLISSYLVRDVVSANPDLLDAANEPWPGGTQNQLYTVGIELGSVEEQVTARPPTVEEAEELDITPGVSVLVLRKTSRATDGRVVEFSRIILPGDRTELTFVTPLRKW, from the coding sequence ATGGCTAAGCGGTACGAGAAAATCGCGGATGAGCTGCGCGAAGAGATCCGGAGCGGTCACCCGGCGCCTGGGGAGCGGCTCCCGGCGGAGACGGCGCTCGCGGAGAAGTACCGCGTGAGCGTGCCGACGATGCGGCAGGCGATGGGCGTGCTCCAGGCCGAAGGGCTGGTTGAGCGCATCCACGGTCGCGGCACCTTCGTACGGAAGGAGCGCACCCGAAACCACCGGACGAACGAGCGGCACCAGTGGGAGAAGGACCGCGCCAGGCACCCGGAGGAGCAGCGCGCCGAGACCGGGTCGACCGAGCACGACACCGGCCTCACCCTGTCCGACCTCGTCTTCCACGCCGAGTACGTCGAGACCGAGGCCGACGACGACTTGGCCGCCGTCTTCGGCGTCGAGGCGGGTACGCGGCTGCTCGAACGCCGCTACCGGACGCGGCAGCGGACCGAGGACGCGCCGTTCTCGCTCATCTCGTCGTATCTCGTGCGCGACGTCGTGAGTGCGAACCCCGACTTGCTCGACGCCGCCAACGAGCCGTGGCCGGGCGGCACGCAAAACCAGCTCTACACGGTCGGCATCGAACTCGGCTCCGTCGAGGAGCAGGTCACCGCGCGCCCGCCCACCGTCGAGGAAGCCGAAGAACTGGACATCACACCGGGTGTGTCCGTCCTCGTTCTGCGGAAGACTTCGCGAGCGACGGACGGGCGGGTGGTCGAGTTCTCGCGCATCATCCTGCCCGGCGACCGTACGGAACTGACCTTCGTGACCCCTCTGCGAAAGTGGTGA
- a CDS encoding glycosyltransferase family 2 protein, with translation MTPLKTISVITAVHAPGAHHLPDAYKSLLAQELPAGWDWQWVVQEDGQTDEVAPYVPDEDRVSFGQGRAGRAAMARMLGLARARGEIVKVLDADDQLPPGTLARDIEALERRPDVGWTTSRVLDLLPDGSTVGFEGDPPAGELARGSVLDYWRMHDFRASVHPATLAVRRALLLAVGGWMALPASEDTGLLLALSAVSAGWFNAETGLLYRKWPGQVTGDATHTDPTEREARMAVIADRAAALAATGWTYSPAAGA, from the coding sequence GTGACCCCTTTGAAGACCATTTCTGTCATCACGGCCGTTCACGCGCCAGGAGCGCACCACCTCCCGGACGCCTACAAGTCCCTGCTGGCGCAGGAACTCCCCGCCGGGTGGGACTGGCAATGGGTCGTACAGGAAGACGGCCAGACGGACGAGGTCGCCCCGTACGTGCCGGACGAGGACCGGGTGTCCTTCGGACAGGGGCGCGCGGGCCGGGCCGCCATGGCGAGGATGCTCGGGCTGGCGCGGGCACGCGGCGAGATCGTGAAGGTGCTCGACGCGGACGACCAACTACCGCCGGGGACGCTCGCCCGGGACATTGAGGCGCTCGAACGCCGCCCCGACGTCGGGTGGACGACATCCCGCGTCCTCGACCTGCTCCCGGACGGCAGCACGGTGGGGTTCGAGGGAGACCCGCCCGCCGGCGAGCTGGCGCGCGGCAGCGTCCTGGACTACTGGCGTATGCACGACTTCCGCGCCTCCGTGCACCCGGCGACGCTCGCGGTACGGCGGGCCCTGCTCCTCGCGGTGGGCGGCTGGATGGCGCTGCCCGCGAGCGAGGACACGGGGCTTCTCCTTGCGCTCAGTGCGGTGAGCGCGGGATGGTTCAACGCCGAGACGGGGCTCCTCTACCGGAAGTGGCCGGGGCAGGTCACAGGCGACGCGACGCACACGGACCCGACCGAGCGGGAAGCGCGTATGGCGGTGATCGCGGACCGCGCGGCGGCGCTCGCGGCGACGGGGTGGACCTACTCCCCGGCCGCCGGCGCCTGA
- a CDS encoding FkbM family methyltransferase, which translates to MSTAKTQIVEAYLNDALRVLPHHGHCRTRAGCRFAVDTRDLIQRYIYMFGMWEPNLTKWLSSRLKPGDVFVDVGANIGYFSALGARLVGPGGAVVSVEASPPFADLLRANLRLNRADNVRVVEQAVSDREETLTLVLASSANMGANSIVPYDGPIEARHEVPASPLASLLTEDEVRRARVIKVDVEGAEGKAVRGLAPFLGKLRPDAEVTVEVTPSRMAELGDSAAELLGTMAAAGFHPYRLPNDYSPGSYPAAIRAPLPPLRRLRGDVNGESDLIFSRVDADVLP; encoded by the coding sequence ATCAGTACCGCAAAGACGCAGATTGTTGAGGCATACCTAAACGATGCCCTACGCGTGCTGCCCCATCATGGGCACTGCCGGACACGGGCTGGATGTCGCTTCGCCGTCGACACCCGCGACCTCATCCAGCGGTACATCTACATGTTCGGGATGTGGGAGCCCAACCTCACCAAGTGGCTGAGCAGTCGGCTCAAGCCCGGGGACGTGTTCGTGGACGTCGGGGCGAACATCGGGTACTTCTCCGCGCTCGGGGCGCGGCTTGTTGGGCCCGGCGGCGCCGTCGTCTCCGTCGAAGCTTCCCCGCCCTTCGCCGACTTGCTGCGGGCGAACCTCCGGCTGAACCGCGCCGACAACGTGCGCGTTGTCGAGCAGGCCGTGTCCGATCGGGAGGAGACGCTCACGCTCGTGCTCGCCAGCTCCGCCAACATGGGCGCGAACAGCATCGTTCCGTACGACGGGCCCATAGAGGCGCGTCACGAGGTGCCCGCCTCGCCGCTCGCCTCACTGCTCACCGAGGATGAGGTGCGGCGGGCGCGCGTCATCAAGGTTGACGTGGAGGGTGCCGAGGGGAAGGCCGTACGGGGACTCGCCCCGTTCCTCGGCAAGCTCCGCCCCGACGCCGAGGTCACCGTCGAGGTCACCCCGTCCCGTATGGCCGAACTCGGGGACTCTGCTGCCGAGTTGCTCGGCACCATGGCCGCCGCCGGCTTCCACCCGTACCGTCTGCCCAACGACTACTCCCCCGGCTCGTACCCCGCCGCGATCCGCGCGCCCCTGCCGCCGCTCCGGCGGCTGCGCGGCGACGTCAACGGGGAGTCCGACCTCATCTTCTCGCGGGTGGATGCCGACGTACTGCCCTGA